The following are encoded together in the Salvia hispanica cultivar TCC Black 2014 chromosome 6, UniMelb_Shisp_WGS_1.0, whole genome shotgun sequence genome:
- the LOC125192239 gene encoding F-box/kelch-repeat protein At3g61590-like gives MEEEISWVSHCIDNVDSGTVGFDSFSDLNEETNRDVTAVSMDLVLPDDLLERILTYLPIASIFRAGCVCKRWHEIVTSKRFLWNNSHALLHKPWYFMFTSSDEPIGYAYDPILRKWYGIDLPCIEKSNWFIASSSGLVCFMDNDSRSELYVCNPITKSCKGLDEPPGPKFPDYSALSVSVNRATQSYNVSIVKSKQVPENFVQWDLSIHLYDSETREWLTDLTEVLTGWRAGDESVICDGVLYFLIYSTGGGGPDNRHGLIMYNLRSRSPYGLLMRSFIPVPCSLTCGRLMNLNEKLVMVGGIGKHDRPGIIKGIGIWLLKGREWQEIARMPHKYFQGFGELDDVFASSGTGDLVYIQSYGAPTLLVFDFNQKQWKWSQKCPVIKRFPLQLFTGFCFEPRLEIAP, from the coding sequence ATGGAGGAGGAAATCTCATGGGTTAGTCATTGTATTGACAACGTCGACAGTGGCACTGTGGGATTTGATTCATTCTCGGATCTTAATGAAGAAACCAACAGGGACGTTACTGCGGTTTCTATGGATCTAGTTCTTCCCGATGATCTACTGGAACGGATATTAACCTATCTCCCCATTGCTAGCATCTTCAGGGCGGGTTGTGTGTGCAAAAGATGGCATGAGATAGTGACATCAAAGAGGTTTCTTTGGAACAATTCTCATGCATTGTTACACAAGCCTTGGTACTTCATGTTCACGAGCTCTGACGAACCAATTGGTTATGCATACGATCCCATTCTCCGAAAGTGGTACGGTATCGACCTTCCCTGCATTGAGAAATCCAACTGGTTCATTGCTTCATCGAGCGGACTAGTCTGCTTCATGGATAATGATAGCAGGAGCGAGCTGTATGTATGCAACCCGATCACCAAATCTTGCAAGGGGCTTGATGAGCCTCCTGGCCCTAAATTTCCAGACTACAGTGCTTTATCGGTCTCAGTCAACAGAGCGACTCAAAGTTACAACGTCTCGATTGTCAAATCCAAGCAGGTCCCTGAGAACTTCGTGCAGTGGGATCTCTCCATCCATCTCTACGATTCAGAAACGAGGGAGTGGCTGACGGATCTGACAGAGGTTTTAACAGGGTGGAGAGCCGGTGACGAGAGTGTGATATGTGACGGGGTATTATACTTCTTGATCTACTCCACCGGAGGCGGTGGTCCCGACAACCGCCACGGCCTTATCATGTATAACCTCAGAAGCCGGTCGCCTTATGGCCTGCTAATGAGGAGTTTCATCCCAGTGCCGTGTTCTCTAACATGCGGCCGCCTGATGAACCTGAATGAAAAGCTCGTGATGGTTGGAGGCATCGGGAAACACGACCGACCAGGCATCATCAAGGGCATCGGGATCTGGCTTCTGAAGGGGAGGGAGTGGCAGGAGATAGCCCGGATGCCCCATAAATACTTCCAAGGCTTCGGAGAGCTGGACGACGTCTTCGCCAGCAGTGGGACGGGCGATCTCGTATACATTCAGAGTTACGGGGCGCCCACGCTTCTTGTCTTCGATTTCAACCAGAAGCAGTGGAAGTGGTCTCAGAAATGCCCTGTGATCAAGAGGTTCCCCCTTCAGCTCTTCACCGGCTTCTGCTTCGAACCGAGACTTGAAATCGCACCCTAA